The region CGAAATTATTTTACAGTTTCAGCCGGACTTATTTGCCATTGAGCAGGTGTTTATGGCGAAAAACCCCGACTCAGCACTCAAGCTCGGCCAAGCCCGCGGCGCGGCCATTGTGGCCGCCGCCAATGCGGGCTTAGAAGTAGCTGAGTATTCGGCGCGCCAAATTAAGCAGGCGGTAGTGGGGCAGGGCGGTGCCGATAAAGCCCAAGTGCAGCACATGGTAGTGCGGTTATTAAGCCTACCAGGCACGCCTCAAGAAGATGCGGCCGATGGTTTGGCGGTAGCCCTGTGCCACGGCCATACCTACCAAAGCCTGATCAGCATGGCCGGCCAAGTGCGCGGCACAGTGCGCGGAAGGATGCGTTGAGCTAACGCTCGTTAAACGTTAAACGCCGTACGCAATACGTTTAAGCAAATAGCGGTGTAGCAGTGTTTATCTTTAACGTACGACGTACAGCGTAAGGCGTATAGCTGTGTATTACTGGATATTCATCCAGTAATTTATTATTCTTATGCCCTTGCGTTGGTGTTAGGAGACGGGTGTGATTGGTCGGTTAAAAGGGATTATCAGTGAAAAACAGGCGCCGGAGATCTTATTAGAGATCAATGGCGTGGGTTATGAAGTGACGTTACCCATGAGCTGTTTTTATGACTTGCCCAATGTGGGTGAGCCCGCCACTGTGCTCACCCACTTTGTGGTGCGTGAAGATGCGCAGTTATTGTTTGGTTTTAATACCAAAACTGAACGCGCGCTGTTCCGAGAGCTTATCAAAACCAACGGCGTAGGCCCTAAGCTGGCGCTGGGCATTATGTCTGGCATGACCGCAGAACAATTTATTTATCATATTGATCAAGGTGATATTAAAGCCTTGGTGAAATTGCCGGGCGTGGGTAAGAAAACCGCCGAGCGTTTGATCGTGGAAATGCGCGACCGCCTGAAAAACTTCGGTGGCTACGATCTGTTTAATCCCGCTCCCGATGCAGTAACGCAAGCCGGCCAGATTGATGGTGCCAAGAATGAAGCCATTGCTGCGCTGCAAGCGCTGGGGTATAAGCCCGCCGCCGCAGAACAAATGATCACCAAAGTCGCTAAGCCCGGACTGGA is a window of Oceanisphaera sp. IT1-181 DNA encoding:
- the ruvA gene encoding Holliday junction branch migration protein RuvA, which codes for MIGRLKGIISEKQAPEILLEINGVGYEVTLPMSCFYDLPNVGEPATVLTHFVVREDAQLLFGFNTKTERALFRELIKTNGVGPKLALGIMSGMTAEQFIYHIDQGDIKALVKLPGVGKKTAERLIVEMRDRLKNFGGYDLFNPAPDAVTQAGQIDGAKNEAIAALQALGYKPAAAEQMITKVAKPGLDVEQLIREALRSQA
- the ruvC gene encoding crossover junction endodeoxyribonuclease RuvC produces the protein MAIILGIDPGSRITGYGVVRQEGSKMTYLGSGCIRMTDTELAPRLKKIYDGVSEIILQFQPDLFAIEQVFMAKNPDSALKLGQARGAAIVAAANAGLEVAEYSARQIKQAVVGQGGADKAQVQHMVVRLLSLPGTPQEDAADGLAVALCHGHTYQSLISMAGQVRGTVRGRMR